The following coding sequences are from one Maniola hyperantus chromosome 7, iAphHyp1.2, whole genome shotgun sequence window:
- the LOC117983921 gene encoding carbonyl reductase [NADPH] 1-like isoform X2 codes for MAEKVAVVTGANKGLGFAIVKGLCQKYQGIVYLTARDESRGLEAVKKLNDLGLKSQFHLLDVSDKNSIKQFAEYLTKKHGGFDVLVNNAAVLDWDQVYPTYDAAKRNIETNYKSLPNIEELLYPLLRDGARVVNVSSACGHLSNLRNKKLLDLLTKQDLKTEDINYFVDQYLENVKKGTFKKEDFADDGKHAEHRVSKIALTALTMLQQKKYPNMIINAVNPGYLDTDMAKIKGGVVPDEAAKTILYLILEASAKLKGTFMWYNRKLVDWYDVDGDYYYKHGVD; via the coding sequence atggcggaaaaagtGGCAGTGGTCACCGGTGCTAATAAAGGCCTAGGATTCGCGATTGTGAAGGGGTTGTGCCAAAAATACCAAGGAATCGTATACCTAACAGCGAGAGATGAATCAAGAGGCTTGGAAGCTGTGAAAAAGTTAAACGATCTCGGATTAAAATCGCAGTTTCATTTACTTGATGTGAGTGATAAGAATAGCATAAAACAATTCGCAGAATACCTCACAAAAAAACACGGTGGATTCGATGTGCTTGTAAATAATGCGGCTGTTTTAGATTGGGATCAAGTTTACCCAACCTACGATGCAGCTAAAAGAAATATCGAAACAAATTACAAAAGTTTACCAAATATTGAAGAACTTTTGTATCCTCTGCTAAGAGATGGCGCTAGGGTCGTGAATGTGTCAAGCGCGTGCGGTCACCTTTCCAATTTACGCAACAAAAAATTGCTAGATTTACTAACGAAACAAGATCTGAAAACCGAAGATATAAATTATTTCGTTGATCAATATTTGGAAAACGTTAAAAAAGGTACATTTAAAAAAGAAGATTTTGCAGATGACGGAAAACATGCAGAACATAGAGTTTCTAAAATAGCTTTGACAGCACTAACCATGTTACAACAGAAGAAATATCCAAATATGATCATAAATGCTGTGAACCCTGGTTATTTGGATACAGATATGGCTAAAATAAAAGGAGGAGTCGTTCCAGATGAAGCAGCAAAGACTATCCTGTATCTAATTCTAGAAGCGTCGGCTAAGTTGAAAGGCACTTTTATGTGGTATAATAGGAAATTAGTCGATTGGTATGATGTTGacggtgattattattataaacatggtGTGGACTAA
- the LOC117983921 gene encoding carbonyl reductase [NADPH] 3-like isoform X1, which translates to MSALKKMQCQTAVFVIILLTQYYCLQLLLVALIACAYASFATALKRDAISVDESVKTNKMAEKVAVVTGANKGLGFAIVKGLCQKYQGIVYLTARDESRGLEAVKKLNDLGLKSQFHLLDVSDKNSIKQFAEYLTKKHGGFDVLVNNAAVLDWDQVYPTYDAAKRNIETNYKSLPNIEELLYPLLRDGARVVNVSSACGHLSNLRNKKLLDLLTKQDLKTEDINYFVDQYLENVKKGTFKKEDFADDGKHAEHRVSKIALTALTMLQQKKYPNMIINAVNPGYLDTDMAKIKGGVVPDEAAKTILYLILEASAKLKGTFMWYNRKLVDWYDVDGDYYYKHGVD; encoded by the exons atgtcAGCGCTCAAAAAGATGCAGTGCCAGACTGCGGtatttgtcataatattattaacacaATATTATTGTTTGCAGTTGCTATTGGTTGCCCTGATCGCTTGCGCATACGCGTCGTTCGCGACGGCCCTGAAGCGCGACGCAATTAGT GTAGATGAAAGtgtcaaaacaaacaaaatggcggaaaaagtGGCAGTGGTCACCGGTGCTAATAAAGGCCTAGGATTCGCGATTGTGAAGGGGTTGTGCCAAAAATACCAAGGAATCGTATACCTAACAGCGAGAGATGAATCAAGAGGCTTGGAAGCTGTGAAAAAGTTAAACGATCTCGGATTAAAATCGCAGTTTCATTTACTTGATGTGAGTGATAAGAATAGCATAAAACAATTCGCAGAATACCTCACAAAAAAACACGGTGGATTCGATGTGCTTGTAAATAATGCGGCTGTTTTAGATTGGGATCAAGTTTACCCAACCTACGATGCAGCTAAAAGAAATATCGAAACAAATTACAAAAGTTTACCAAATATTGAAGAACTTTTGTATCCTCTGCTAAGAGATGGCGCTAGGGTCGTGAATGTGTCAAGCGCGTGCGGTCACCTTTCCAATTTACGCAACAAAAAATTGCTAGATTTACTAACGAAACAAGATCTGAAAACCGAAGATATAAATTATTTCGTTGATCAATATTTGGAAAACGTTAAAAAAGGTACATTTAAAAAAGAAGATTTTGCAGATGACGGAAAACATGCAGAACATAGAGTTTCTAAAATAGCTTTGACAGCACTAACCATGTTACAACAGAAGAAATATCCAAATATGATCATAAATGCTGTGAACCCTGGTTATTTGGATACAGATATGGCTAAAATAAAAGGAGGAGTCGTTCCAGATGAAGCAGCAAAGACTATCCTGTATCTAATTCTAGAAGCGTCGGCTAAGTTGAAAGGCACTTTTATGTGGTATAATAGGAAATTAGTCGATTGGTATGATGTTGacggtgattattattataaacatggtGTGGACTAA
- the LOC117983828 gene encoding carbonyl reductase [NADPH] 3-like, whose product MAEKVAVVTGANKGLGFAIVKGLCQKYKGIVYLTARDESRGLEAVKKLNDLGLKPQFHLLDVSDKNSIKQFAEYLKIKHGGFDVLVNNAAVLDWDQVYPTYEAAKRNIETNYKTLLNIEELLYPLLRDGARVVNVSSACGHLSNLRNKKWLDLLTKQDLKTEDINYFVDQYLESVQNGTFKKEDFADDGKHAEHRVSKIALTALTMVQQKKYPNMIINAVHPGYLDTDMAKIKGGVDPDEAAKTILYLILEASAKLKGTFMWYNRKLVDWYDVDGDYYYKHGVE is encoded by the coding sequence atggcggaaaaagtGGCAGTGGTCACCGGTGCGAATAAAGGCCTAGGATTCGCGATTGTGAAGGGATTGTGTCAAAAATACAAAGGAATCGTATACCTAACAGCGAGAGATGAATCAAGAGGCTTAGAAGCTGTGAAAAAGTTAAACGATCTCGGATTAAAACCGCAGTTTCATTTACTTGATGTGAGTGATAAGAATAGCATAAAACAATTCGCAGAAtacctcaaaataaaacacGGTGGATTCGATGTGCTTGTAAATAATGCAGCTGTTTTAGATTGGGATCAAGTTTACCCAACCTACGAAGCAGCTAAAAGAAATATCGaaacaaattacaaaacttTACTAAATATTGAAGAACTTTTGTATCCTCTGCTAAGAGATGGCGCTAGGGTCGTGAATGTGTCAAGCGCGTGCGGTCACCTTTCCAATTTACGCAATAAAAAATGGCTAGATTTACTAACGAAACAAGATCTGAAAACCGAAGATATAAATTATTTCGTTGATCAATATTTGGAAAGCGTTCAAAATGGTACGTTTAAAAAAGAAGATTTTGCAGATGACGGAAAACATGCAGAACATAGAGTTTCTAAAATAGCTTTGACAGCACTAACCATGGTACAACAGAAGAAATATCCAAATATGATCATAAATGCTGTGCACCCTGGCTATTTGGATACAGACATGGCTAAAATTAAAGGAGGAGTCGATCCAGATGAAGCAGCAAAGACTATCCTGTATCTGATTCTAGAAGCGTCGGCTAAGTTGAAAGGAACTTTTATGTGGTATAATAGGAAATTAGTCGATTGGTATGACGTTGATGGtgactattattataaacatggaGTGGAATAA